A genomic window from Candidatus Palauibacter scopulicola includes:
- a CDS encoding Na+/H+ antiporter NhaC family protein — MAEIALQEVGTYGFASLLPPLLAIGLAIYTRQVFLSLAAGIWLGHTILSGWNPAAGAAGAIDGAIGVLGDAGNARVIVFTFLIGALIATVEANGGMRGFVRWVEEARWVTNARRAQIMAWLIGIVVFIESNLTILVAGSVSRPLFDRFRISREKLAYIVDSTSAPVCILIPFNAWGALVLGILTEQGVGNPLGVFLVAIPLNLYAVAALILAGLTAFRGWNLGPMKKAEARTRDGRLHWDHAVALADPDEIAPPPAEGVALKPRNMLIPIAAMVVSMPVFMWVTGGGTIAEGSGTTSVLWAVLVGLALAWLLALGQRSLNLESLSRVGLKGAGALTGMAVVLWLALSLGDVTRSLGTGLYAAGIVGDTFPLMALLPLVFVVTGGIAFATGSSWGTFAIMLAVAVPLANALGLPPAPFVAAVLSGGIFGDHCSPISDTTIIASLASATDHIEHVRTQIPYALVAGGIATAGFAVVGALM; from the coding sequence ATGGCCGAAATCGCTCTGCAGGAAGTCGGTACGTACGGCTTCGCCTCGCTTCTTCCCCCCCTGCTGGCCATTGGGCTCGCGATCTACACCCGCCAGGTCTTCCTCTCCCTGGCGGCCGGCATCTGGCTCGGACACACGATTCTCTCGGGCTGGAACCCGGCCGCGGGCGCCGCGGGGGCGATAGATGGCGCGATCGGCGTGCTCGGCGATGCGGGCAACGCGCGGGTCATCGTCTTCACCTTCCTCATCGGCGCCCTCATCGCCACGGTGGAGGCGAATGGCGGCATGCGGGGCTTCGTGCGCTGGGTCGAGGAGGCCCGGTGGGTGACGAACGCCCGGCGCGCCCAGATCATGGCCTGGCTGATCGGGATCGTCGTCTTCATCGAATCGAATCTCACGATCCTCGTCGCGGGCTCCGTGTCGCGGCCCCTCTTCGACCGCTTCCGCATCTCTCGGGAGAAGCTGGCCTACATCGTCGACTCGACCTCGGCGCCCGTCTGCATCCTGATTCCGTTCAACGCGTGGGGCGCGCTGGTTCTGGGGATCCTGACCGAGCAGGGCGTGGGCAACCCGCTCGGCGTCTTTCTCGTGGCGATTCCGCTCAACCTCTACGCCGTCGCGGCCCTGATCCTCGCGGGCCTGACCGCCTTCCGGGGCTGGAACTTGGGCCCGATGAAGAAGGCTGAGGCGCGCACGCGGGACGGGCGTCTCCACTGGGACCACGCGGTGGCGCTCGCGGACCCGGACGAGATCGCGCCGCCGCCGGCCGAGGGCGTTGCGCTCAAGCCTCGCAACATGCTGATTCCGATCGCGGCCATGGTCGTCTCCATGCCCGTCTTCATGTGGGTCACGGGCGGCGGGACCATCGCGGAGGGTTCCGGCACGACGAGCGTGCTGTGGGCGGTGCTGGTGGGGCTGGCGCTTGCCTGGCTCCTCGCCCTGGGCCAGCGCTCCCTCAATCTGGAGAGCTTGAGCCGCGTCGGTCTCAAGGGGGCGGGGGCGCTCACCGGGATGGCGGTCGTGCTCTGGCTCGCACTGTCGCTGGGCGATGTGACGAGGTCGCTGGGGACGGGTCTCTACGCGGCGGGCATCGTCGGCGACACCTTCCCGCTGATGGCACTGCTGCCGCTGGTGTTCGTCGTCACGGGTGGGATCGCCTTCGCCACCGGGAGCAGTTGGGGGACGTTCGCGATCATGCTCGCGGTGGCCGTGCCGCTCGCGAACGCCCTCGGCCTGCCGCCCGCCCCCTTCGTGGCGGCGGTGCTTTCGGGCGGCATCTTCGGCGACCACTGCAGCCCGATCAGCGATACGACGATCATCGCCTCGCTCGCGTCGGCCACCGATCACATCGAGCACGTCCGCACGCAGATTCCGTATGCGCTCGTCGCGGGAGGGATCGCGACCGCGGGCTTCGCCGTCGTCGGCGCGCTGATGTGA
- the lysA gene encoding diaminopimelate decarboxylase, producing MKHVLPVSWTEAGGGGRVGGVAVTELAARFGTPLVVVDESHLQDRLARFRAAFGTDAGLTYAGKAFLCGALVRLLAREGWLVDVVSGGELELVRRAGFPMRDVILHGNAKSAAELERAIEYGVGRIVVDHPDEVDDLRRAAAAVGSHDHPDLLLRLNVDLTPETHEKVRTVGPGTHFGMAPPVAASVARRIAGAGEWRLAGVHIHAGSQIRDPALFARVAEAAVGFVAPLRRCFPETVELDLGGGLAAPYRAGEEVPSPQEYAEALEAGLRRSDAEARLGAYRLIVEPGRSVIANAGLTLYTIHARKRLDGAGEALAVDGGLSDNPRPSLYGASYEVLNASRPRGEAERTFRVVGRHCESGDVVAPAATLPGDTAVGDVLAIPGTGAYVFAMSSRYNGVGRPAVVFVRGGAAREVVRRETDDDLLACDLTLGSPEPARVSAAAIRPSRAR from the coding sequence GTGAAGCACGTCCTGCCCGTCTCATGGACGGAGGCCGGCGGGGGCGGACGCGTCGGCGGGGTCGCCGTGACGGAACTCGCCGCCCGCTTCGGGACGCCGCTCGTCGTCGTCGACGAAAGCCACCTCCAGGACCGCCTCGCCCGCTTTCGCGCCGCCTTCGGCACGGACGCCGGACTCACGTACGCCGGCAAGGCCTTCCTGTGCGGGGCCCTCGTGCGGCTCCTGGCCCGGGAGGGTTGGCTCGTGGATGTCGTCTCGGGCGGGGAACTCGAACTCGTGCGGCGGGCCGGATTCCCGATGCGCGACGTCATCCTCCACGGGAACGCAAAGTCGGCCGCCGAGTTGGAACGGGCCATCGAATACGGGGTGGGGCGGATCGTCGTCGACCATCCGGACGAGGTCGACGACCTGCGCAGAGCCGCGGCCGCGGTCGGATCCCACGATCATCCCGACCTGCTCCTGCGGCTGAACGTGGACCTGACGCCGGAGACGCACGAGAAGGTTCGGACCGTGGGGCCGGGCACGCATTTCGGGATGGCGCCGCCCGTCGCGGCGTCCGTCGCGCGCCGGATCGCGGGCGCGGGAGAGTGGCGTCTGGCCGGCGTCCACATCCACGCGGGCAGCCAGATTCGGGATCCCGCGCTCTTCGCCCGGGTCGCGGAGGCGGCCGTGGGTTTCGTCGCGCCGTTGCGACGCTGCTTTCCCGAGACGGTCGAGCTGGACCTCGGGGGAGGGCTCGCGGCGCCCTACCGCGCGGGGGAAGAGGTTCCCTCACCGCAGGAGTACGCCGAGGCGCTGGAGGCGGGCCTGCGCCGGTCCGACGCGGAGGCGCGGCTGGGCGCGTACCGGCTCATCGTCGAACCGGGCCGGTCCGTGATCGCGAACGCGGGCCTCACGCTGTACACGATTCACGCGCGCAAGCGCCTTGATGGGGCCGGGGAGGCGCTGGCCGTGGACGGCGGGCTCTCGGACAACCCGCGCCCGTCGCTGTACGGGGCGAGCTACGAGGTGCTCAACGCGTCGCGCCCGCGCGGCGAGGCCGAGCGGACGTTTCGCGTCGTGGGGCGGCACTGCGAGTCGGGCGACGTGGTCGCGCCGGCGGCGACGCTGCCCGGCGACACGGCCGTGGGCGACGTCCTCGCCATCCCGGGCACGGGCGCCTACGTGTTCGCGATGTCGAGCCGCTACAACGGGGTCGGACGCCCCGCCGTCGTGTTCGTGCGGGGCGGCGCGGCGCGGGAGGTGGTTCGCCGCGAAACGGACGACGATCTTCTGGCGTGCGACCTCACGCTCGGCAGCCCGGAGCCGGCCCGGGTCAGCGCCGCCGCAATACGGCCGTCGCGAGCACGCTGA
- a CDS encoding DEAD/DEAH box helicase — MSDEGHPFAQLGLASDLVEAVARAGYAEPTEIQRQAIPAVLAGRDVLGTAHTGTGKTAAFTLPAVQRLAATEPSAAPRGLVITPTRELAQQVGAAIMTYGASSSIESVVVHGGTPLGPEKAELSFGCDVLVATPGRLLDHIKRGNADLSRVEVLVLDEADRMLDMGFIDDVKEIVRHTPDDRQTLLFSATMPDGVRWLAHQLMTDPEEVQVGRETAAEGIRQVLHPVDWSQKHALLHHLLGEWPEGQVLVFTRTRVTATYLADYLRSHEVAVAGLHGGKHQDQRDKALRRFREGSIRVLVATNVAARGLDIRGIRHVVNFDVPEDPRDYVHRVGRTARGDDTGDAVTLMAASDWVEIRAIERLLGETIERRVVPGFEPEVEPPPPEEPEVERPEPTALRRGIRRRR, encoded by the coding sequence GTGAGTGACGAGGGGCACCCCTTCGCCCAACTCGGCCTCGCTTCCGACCTCGTCGAGGCCGTGGCGAGGGCGGGCTACGCCGAGCCCACCGAGATTCAACGCCAGGCGATCCCCGCCGTTCTTGCCGGCCGCGACGTTCTCGGCACCGCCCACACGGGCACCGGCAAGACGGCGGCCTTCACCCTCCCCGCCGTGCAACGGCTTGCGGCCACGGAGCCGTCCGCCGCCCCGCGGGGCCTCGTCATCACGCCGACGCGCGAACTCGCCCAGCAGGTCGGAGCGGCGATCATGACCTACGGGGCGTCATCTTCCATCGAGTCCGTCGTCGTCCACGGCGGCACCCCGCTGGGGCCCGAGAAGGCCGAACTCTCGTTCGGGTGCGACGTGCTCGTCGCCACCCCGGGCCGCCTGCTCGACCACATCAAGCGCGGGAACGCGGACCTGTCCCGCGTCGAGGTGCTCGTGCTCGACGAAGCCGACCGCATGCTCGACATGGGGTTCATAGACGATGTGAAGGAGATCGTTCGCCACACGCCCGACGACCGGCAGACGCTCCTCTTCTCGGCGACGATGCCCGATGGCGTCCGGTGGCTCGCCCATCAGCTGATGACCGATCCCGAAGAGGTGCAGGTGGGTCGGGAGACCGCGGCGGAGGGCATCCGCCAGGTCCTACATCCGGTGGACTGGTCGCAGAAGCACGCACTCCTTCACCACCTGCTCGGCGAGTGGCCGGAGGGACAGGTGCTCGTCTTCACCCGCACGCGGGTGACGGCGACCTACCTTGCCGACTACCTGCGCTCGCACGAGGTCGCGGTGGCGGGGCTGCACGGCGGCAAGCACCAGGACCAGCGCGACAAGGCGCTGCGGCGCTTCCGCGAGGGCTCGATCCGCGTCCTCGTCGCCACGAACGTGGCCGCGAGAGGCCTGGACATCCGCGGCATCCGCCACGTCGTGAACTTCGACGTGCCGGAAGATCCGCGAGACTACGTGCACCGCGTGGGCCGCACCGCCCGCGGCGACGACACCGGCGACGCGGTCACGCTCATGGCCGCGAGCGACTGGGTCGAGATCCGAGCCATCGAGCGTCTGCTGGGCGAGACGATCGAGCGCCGTGTCGTCCCCGGCTTCGAGCCCGAGGTGGAGCCGCCGCCCCCGGAGGAGCCGGAGGTCGAGCGCCCCGAGCCCACCGCCCTCAGGCGAGGGATCCGCCGCCGGCGCTAG
- a CDS encoding gamma-glutamyltransferase gives MMSVALGSRSPRQVRTPRVALAALLFLALPLVVEAQRTAKPVLHGRHWMAITGKPLGATAGARMFHQGGNAVDAAAAMLAATSTMWDVLSWGGETQALVYHPGEQRVIGVNALGVAPTGATPEHYRAEGHDNFPPEFGPLSAVTPGTPGGLMTMLAEWGRLSLADVLQPSIEMADGYPIEADAARRIRNTVDEIRQWPSSVDVYFTHPDDAENPGPREGEIFRQPGLKRTLERLVEAEAAALAGGASRKEAIYAAYDAFYRGDIAADFVAGAQAAGALITMEDMANWQVYLEEPVTANYKGIDVYKLTTWVQGPVMLQALNMAEQLDLRAMGYNSANYLHALYQVMNLSFADRDFYYGDPYFPPAEPIEGLLSKDYARARLETIDWDRNDPNAGPGDPYPFQGEENPFADLLERWGTRAEVTTEQGVELSRGDHAELDDDFYLGTTSVQAADAEGWVVSITPSGGWIPAVVAGETGIGLSQRAQSFVLDEADNPYNVIEPGKRPRATLTPGMALKDGRPFLSFAVQGGDGQDQNLLQFFLNVVEWDMNVQQAVEAPNMNSFQMRGSFGQHETRPGRMLLQDATPPWIRSALESMGYDLTFSERTSGPINAIFFDWENDAFWGGSSHHGDDYGIAW, from the coding sequence ATGATGTCTGTCGCTCTCGGCTCCCGCTCGCCCCGCCAGGTGCGGACGCCCCGCGTCGCGCTCGCGGCCCTGCTTTTTCTGGCTCTGCCCCTCGTCGTCGAAGCCCAGCGCACGGCCAAGCCGGTCCTGCACGGACGGCACTGGATGGCGATCACCGGCAAGCCGCTCGGCGCCACCGCCGGGGCGCGCATGTTCCACCAGGGCGGCAACGCGGTCGACGCGGCCGCCGCCATGCTCGCCGCGACCTCCACCATGTGGGACGTGCTCTCGTGGGGAGGGGAGACGCAGGCGCTCGTCTATCACCCCGGCGAACAGCGCGTGATCGGCGTCAACGCGCTCGGGGTGGCTCCCACCGGCGCGACCCCCGAGCACTACCGTGCGGAGGGCCACGACAACTTCCCGCCCGAGTTCGGTCCGCTGTCGGCCGTGACCCCCGGCACGCCCGGCGGGCTCATGACGATGCTCGCCGAATGGGGCCGCCTGAGCCTCGCCGACGTGCTTCAGCCCTCGATCGAGATGGCGGACGGATACCCGATCGAAGCGGACGCGGCGCGCCGCATCCGGAATACGGTGGACGAGATTCGGCAGTGGCCGTCGTCCGTGGATGTGTACTTCACGCACCCGGACGACGCGGAGAACCCGGGTCCGCGGGAGGGTGAGATCTTCCGGCAGCCCGGCCTCAAGCGGACGCTCGAACGGCTCGTGGAAGCCGAAGCTGCGGCGCTGGCGGGAGGCGCAAGCCGCAAGGAGGCGATCTACGCGGCCTACGACGCCTTCTACCGGGGCGACATCGCGGCGGACTTCGTTGCGGGCGCGCAGGCGGCCGGCGCGCTCATCACGATGGAGGACATGGCGAACTGGCAGGTTTACCTGGAGGAACCCGTCACCGCCAACTACAAGGGGATCGACGTCTACAAGCTCACGACCTGGGTCCAGGGCCCCGTCATGCTGCAGGCGCTCAACATGGCCGAGCAACTCGACCTCCGGGCCATGGGATACAACAGCGCGAACTACCTCCACGCCCTCTACCAGGTGATGAACCTCTCCTTCGCCGACCGCGACTTCTATTACGGCGACCCCTACTTCCCCCCCGCGGAACCGATCGAGGGACTTCTCTCGAAGGACTACGCGAGGGCCCGGCTCGAGACCATCGACTGGGACCGGAACGATCCGAACGCGGGGCCCGGCGATCCCTATCCCTTCCAGGGGGAGGAGAACCCCTTCGCCGATCTGCTCGAGCGCTGGGGAACGCGGGCCGAGGTCACGACGGAACAGGGCGTCGAACTGTCGCGGGGCGATCACGCCGAACTCGACGATGACTTCTATCTCGGCACGACCTCCGTACAGGCGGCGGACGCCGAGGGCTGGGTGGTCTCCATCACGCCCTCCGGCGGCTGGATCCCCGCCGTCGTCGCCGGTGAGACCGGGATCGGGCTATCGCAGCGGGCCCAGAGCTTCGTGCTCGACGAGGCGGACAACCCGTACAACGTGATCGAGCCCGGAAAGCGCCCGCGCGCCACGCTCACGCCGGGTATGGCGTTGAAGGACGGCCGTCCCTTCCTCTCCTTCGCGGTCCAGGGCGGCGACGGACAGGACCAGAATCTGCTTCAGTTCTTCCTCAACGTCGTCGAGTGGGACATGAACGTGCAGCAGGCGGTCGAAGCGCCGAACATGAACAGCTTCCAGATGCGCGGCTCGTTCGGCCAGCACGAGACGCGCCCGGGACGGATGCTCCTGCAGGACGCGACCCCGCCCTGGATCCGCTCCGCCCTCGAGTCGATGGGGTACGACCTGACCTTCTCGGAGCGCACGTCCGGGCCGATCAACGCGATCTTCTTCGACTGGGAGAACGACGCCTTCTGGGGCGGCTCGAGCCACCACGGCGACGACTACGGCATCGCGTGGTGA
- a CDS encoding amidase produces the protein MGELNRRRFLERMTALTATALAAPSTLGAVSSRGSGSGTRSPGADGARRRAVAGRLGEPDLPPAGRPQPADPTELTLAEAARLLRDGDVGAVELVEAYLARIGRWEPRYQAFNTVVSRTALEAARAADRTRGRGPLTGVPLAIKDNYFTAGVRTTANSFIFEDFVPDFDATSWARLRDAGAILLGKTQMGPLATTAASTPTGERTTVNAWAPHQDDVSPGGSSSGSATAVAARMAASSTGTQTGGSITNPSNAQALTGIKPTMGRVSLHGILPLTYTRDHPGPLARDAVDAALMLQIMAGPDPADPRSLGLPPVPDYLGTVRENAGALTHPERGGAVRIGVLPGFLDEPEPPEDPAPDPDPDIDRIGSSFPRRERTQAAYRREVATVEARRRMLATLEEVGAEIVELDFSTHWETLTSFNFNNVRLPERSEIFLEHLRDDVRKFGVSLAPWINGLLLPAAEYVRGSRARLVLLEEILDEVFGRCDLVTQTAPFPFDMVGLPLIGFPIGFETESTGYPRPIGGMFGAEPYAEHHLLAVIAAYQRTTDWHLRRPADPGDLRPAEGDGDGPRGGSGRRGGRTRSPGRYDLFDVMERGE, from the coding sequence GTGGGTGAGCTGAACCGGCGCCGTTTCCTCGAGCGGATGACGGCGCTGACCGCGACGGCCCTGGCGGCCCCCTCGACCCTGGGCGCGGTCTCCAGCCGGGGATCCGGGAGTGGAACGCGCTCCCCGGGGGCAGACGGAGCGCGTCGCCGGGCCGTGGCCGGACGCCTCGGCGAACCGGACCTTCCGCCGGCGGGCCGTCCGCAACCCGCGGACCCGACCGAACTCACGCTCGCGGAGGCGGCGCGGCTCCTGCGCGACGGCGACGTGGGCGCGGTCGAACTCGTCGAGGCGTATCTCGCGCGGATCGGCCGGTGGGAGCCCCGCTACCAGGCGTTCAACACGGTGGTTTCCCGGACCGCGCTCGAGGCGGCCCGTGCCGCCGACCGGACGCGCGGGCGGGGGCCGCTGACGGGCGTGCCGCTCGCGATCAAGGACAACTACTTCACGGCCGGAGTCCGCACGACGGCCAACTCGTTCATCTTCGAGGACTTCGTGCCGGACTTCGACGCGACCTCGTGGGCCCGGCTTCGGGACGCGGGCGCGATCCTGCTCGGCAAGACCCAGATGGGCCCGCTCGCGACGACGGCCGCATCGACGCCCACGGGGGAGCGCACAACGGTGAACGCCTGGGCTCCGCACCAGGACGATGTGAGCCCGGGCGGGTCCTCGAGCGGATCGGCGACGGCGGTCGCGGCGCGCATGGCGGCCTCGAGTACGGGGACGCAAACCGGCGGCTCGATCACGAACCCTTCGAACGCGCAGGCCCTGACGGGCATCAAGCCGACGATGGGCCGGGTCTCGCTGCACGGGATCCTGCCTCTCACCTATACGCGAGACCACCCGGGCCCGCTGGCCCGGGACGCGGTCGACGCCGCGCTGATGCTGCAGATCATGGCGGGACCGGACCCCGCGGATCCCCGGTCGCTCGGCCTCCCGCCGGTTCCGGACTACCTGGGAACGGTACGCGAGAACGCCGGCGCGCTCACGCATCCGGAACGCGGGGGGGCGGTGCGGATCGGCGTCCTGCCGGGCTTCCTGGACGAGCCCGAACCGCCGGAGGATCCCGCGCCCGACCCGGACCCGGACATCGACCGCATCGGGAGTTCGTTCCCGCGGCGCGAACGCACGCAGGCGGCATACCGCCGCGAGGTGGCGACGGTGGAGGCGCGGCGGCGCATGCTCGCGACCCTCGAGGAAGTGGGGGCGGAGATCGTCGAACTCGACTTCTCCACCCACTGGGAGACGCTGACGAGCTTCAACTTCAACAACGTGCGGCTGCCGGAGCGCTCCGAGATCTTCCTCGAACACCTGCGGGATGACGTGAGGAAGTTCGGCGTCTCGCTCGCGCCGTGGATCAACGGACTCCTCCTGCCGGCGGCGGAGTACGTGCGGGGCTCGCGGGCCCGGCTCGTCCTCCTGGAGGAGATCCTCGACGAGGTGTTCGGCCGCTGCGACCTCGTGACGCAGACGGCGCCCTTCCCGTTCGACATGGTGGGGCTGCCGCTCATCGGCTTCCCGATCGGGTTCGAGACCGAATCGACGGGATACCCGAGACCCATCGGGGGCATGTTCGGCGCGGAGCCCTACGCGGAGCACCACCTGCTCGCCGTCATCGCGGCGTACCAGCGCACGACGGACTGGCACCTGCGGCGTCCGGCGGACCCCGGAGACCTGCGGCCCGCCGAAGGCGACGGGGACGGCCCGCGCGGCGGATCCGGCCGCCGGGGCGGCCGGACCCGTTCACCGGGGCGCTACGATCTGTTCGACGTCATGGAGCGAGGCGAGTAG
- a CDS encoding tetratricopeptide repeat protein, translating to MVWWKIWDSDGRRRRRQPDFYEEGVELVRQELYHEALISFRLSLKYDPRHPATLEQMAVVYTHIGLTDDAVRAYGAALEERPRSTAAHYGLAFLLLKKGAERDASRHLQEFLAYARGDREEPRHLEHARRTLQRLGVPAAESVAH from the coding sequence ATGGTGTGGTGGAAGATCTGGGACAGTGACGGAAGGCGCCGACGGAGGCAGCCGGACTTCTACGAGGAAGGTGTGGAACTCGTTCGGCAGGAACTCTACCATGAGGCGCTCATCTCGTTTCGGCTCTCCTTGAAGTACGACCCGCGGCATCCGGCCACGCTGGAGCAGATGGCCGTGGTGTATACGCACATCGGACTGACCGATGACGCGGTGCGCGCCTACGGGGCCGCCCTCGAGGAGCGCCCGCGCAGCACGGCGGCGCACTACGGCCTGGCCTTCCTCCTGCTGAAGAAGGGCGCGGAGCGCGACGCCTCGCGGCACCTTCAGGAGTTCCTCGCCTACGCGCGGGGAGACCGGGAGGAGCCGAGGCATCTCGAGCATGCCCGGCGCACCCTCCAGCGGCTCGGCGTGCCGGCCGCGGAATCCGTCGCGCACTAG
- a CDS encoding long-chain fatty acid--CoA ligase, whose amino-acid sequence MHVSSPLPDDYRPGTLPELFLDGLSRPRNDAARTRGADGAWVSTSTDDIGRRARAIALGLRTRGFVAGDRIAILSQTRLEWALADWGIVMAGLTSVPVYPVLPADQVRYILADSGARAVFVEDQEQLDKVAEVKDDLPALELAIAFGAVTAPEGSSLATLQLDALSDLGESAPEALAETYETHARKTRPEDLATLIYTSGTTGDPKGVMLTHGNFHSNADMALRVFPMDSTHVALALLPLAHVFERTVGHYIMWRAGVTVAYAESPNTVARDLGEVSPTFMAAVPRVFEKVLERAEASAREAGGAKQKIFDWARRVGEARATAELDGRPVGPALRLQAGLADRLVFSKLRARTGGQVRYFVSGGAPLAPAIARFFFAARLPIVEGYGLTETSPAVSFNPIDAIRLGTVGKPIPGTEIRIAEDGEILIRGPQIMAGYYNKPEATAEAIDADGWFHTGDVGEVDEDGYLRITDRKKDLIITAYGKNIAPQPVEAEIKRHPMVAEAVMVGDGRKFPIVIVVPEFEALRPELHGVEEAADADLVSDARTRDLLERAVRESCRDCAHYERPRDVLLVPGPFTVEGGELTPTLKVKRRVIETRFADAIEALYERAEDATSGRERERDRP is encoded by the coding sequence GTGCACGTATCGAGCCCGCTCCCGGACGACTATCGGCCCGGCACATTACCGGAACTCTTCCTCGACGGGCTCTCGCGGCCCCGGAATGACGCGGCGCGCACGCGGGGGGCGGACGGCGCCTGGGTTTCGACCTCCACGGACGACATCGGGCGCCGCGCCCGCGCCATTGCGCTCGGGCTCCGCACGCGGGGGTTCGTGGCGGGTGACCGCATCGCGATCCTCTCGCAGACCCGCCTCGAGTGGGCCCTGGCCGACTGGGGGATCGTCATGGCGGGACTCACCTCCGTCCCCGTCTACCCCGTGCTGCCCGCCGACCAGGTTCGCTACATCCTCGCGGACTCCGGCGCGCGAGCCGTGTTCGTGGAAGACCAGGAGCAGCTGGACAAGGTCGCGGAGGTAAAGGACGACCTCCCGGCCCTGGAGCTGGCGATCGCCTTCGGGGCCGTCACGGCGCCCGAGGGTTCCTCGCTCGCGACGCTGCAGCTGGACGCCCTCTCCGATCTCGGCGAATCCGCGCCCGAAGCGCTCGCGGAGACGTACGAGACGCACGCCCGCAAGACGCGCCCGGAAGACCTGGCGACGCTCATCTACACCTCAGGCACGACGGGCGACCCGAAGGGCGTGATGCTCACGCACGGCAACTTCCATTCGAACGCGGACATGGCGCTGCGGGTTTTCCCGATGGACTCCACTCACGTGGCCCTCGCGCTCCTGCCCCTCGCACACGTGTTCGAGCGCACCGTCGGCCACTACATCATGTGGCGCGCGGGCGTGACCGTCGCGTACGCGGAGTCCCCCAACACGGTGGCCCGCGATCTCGGCGAAGTCTCACCCACCTTCATGGCCGCCGTCCCGCGCGTGTTCGAGAAGGTGCTCGAGCGGGCCGAGGCGAGCGCCCGCGAGGCGGGCGGGGCGAAGCAGAAGATCTTCGACTGGGCGCGCCGCGTCGGGGAAGCGCGCGCGACGGCCGAGCTCGATGGACGTCCGGTCGGTCCGGCTCTCCGTCTCCAGGCCGGCCTCGCCGACCGCCTCGTGTTCTCGAAGCTGCGCGCCCGAACGGGGGGACAGGTGCGCTACTTCGTGAGCGGCGGAGCGCCGCTCGCGCCCGCCATCGCCCGCTTCTTCTTCGCCGCGCGCCTGCCCATCGTCGAAGGGTACGGGCTCACGGAGACCTCGCCCGCCGTCAGCTTCAATCCGATCGACGCCATCCGCCTCGGCACCGTCGGGAAGCCGATCCCCGGCACCGAGATCCGGATCGCCGAGGACGGCGAGATCCTCATCCGGGGGCCGCAGATCATGGCGGGCTATTACAACAAGCCCGAGGCGACGGCCGAAGCCATCGACGCCGACGGCTGGTTCCACACCGGCGATGTGGGCGAGGTCGACGAGGACGGGTATCTCCGGATCACGGACCGCAAGAAGGATCTCATCATCACCGCCTACGGAAAGAACATCGCCCCGCAGCCCGTCGAGGCGGAGATCAAGCGGCACCCGATGGTGGCGGAAGCCGTGATGGTGGGCGACGGGAGGAAGTTCCCGATTGTCATCGTCGTGCCCGAATTCGAGGCCCTTCGTCCGGAGCTGCACGGGGTCGAGGAGGCGGCGGACGCCGACCTCGTCTCGGACGCCCGGACGCGGGACCTGCTCGAACGGGCCGTGCGGGAAAGCTGCCGGGACTGCGCGCACTACGAGCGGCCGCGCGACGTGCTCCTCGTCCCCGGGCCGTTCACCGTCGAAGGCGGGGAGCTGACGCCGACGCTCAAGGTCAAGCGCCGCGTGATCGAGACCCGTTTCGCCGACGCGATCGAAGCGCTCTACGAGCGGGCCGAGGACGCCACGAGCGGGCGGGAACGAGAGCGGGACCGCCCGTGA
- the cutA gene encoding divalent-cation tolerance protein CutA, producing the protein MSDVVAGLVTGPDREQLVRLGRTLVEERLIACLNVVDRVTSVYRWEGKVCEDAEALGILKTTVARSDAVERRIRELHPYDVPEVLFIPVAAGSEPYLAWVSEQVG; encoded by the coding sequence GTGAGCGACGTCGTGGCCGGGCTCGTCACCGGGCCCGACCGCGAGCAACTCGTGCGGCTGGGACGGACCCTCGTCGAGGAACGGCTCATCGCCTGCCTGAACGTCGTGGACCGCGTGACCTCCGTCTATCGCTGGGAGGGCAAGGTGTGCGAGGACGCGGAAGCCCTCGGCATCCTCAAGACGACGGTCGCCCGCAGCGATGCCGTGGAGCGGCGCATCCGCGAACTCCACCCCTACGATGTGCCGGAGGTCCTCTTCATCCCCGTGGCCGCCGGCTCCGAGCCCTACCTGGCCTGGGTCTCCGAACAGGTCGGATAG